One part of the Desulfomonile tiedjei genome encodes these proteins:
- a CDS encoding carbamoyltransferase: protein MSVILGINAFHPGASASLVIDGVPVCAIAEERLNRVKYYAKFPVLSIRKCLEIAGITFRDVDYVALGNDPKANLGQKAYFVMRNVQHLPSILSRASKRLQHTDLKNQIVKECGIEPSSVRFKPIHVEHHLAHAASSYFISDWERCAAFTVDGSGDFVTCTLGKCENDSIELLRKVYVPHSLGTFYTMVCEFIGYSKYGDEGKVMALAAFGNDSFKQEFRDILTVTPEGFTLNLKYFMPLGPNQGIRFDETGEAFFSRQYSDRMEKTFGSPRDLATPLAERDMNLAAAMQHRFEQAYFHMLNLLHGLVPDARVAIAGGSALNSVANGKIAQQTPFRETSIQPAAGDEGNSLGAALYVARSILHDGDRYIMKHPYLGPEYSESVVQAALEAHHIPYRRMEQPELLKATARSIADGAIVGWFQGRMEWGPRALGNRSILAHPGLETMKETLNARIKRREWFRPFAPAVLAERQNDLFEESSPSPFMLHVYKIRPEWREKLPAVNHVDNTGRLQTVTRECNALFHNLIRAFDELTGIPVILNTSFNENEPIVCSPEDAIECFLRTRMDALAIGPFFCKKELTAEAPV from the coding sequence GTGTCTGTCATTCTCGGAATAAATGCTTTCCATCCAGGCGCTTCAGCGTCCTTGGTGATTGATGGGGTCCCCGTCTGCGCAATTGCCGAAGAGCGCCTCAACCGCGTTAAGTATTACGCCAAGTTCCCGGTGCTGTCGATTCGGAAATGTCTGGAAATTGCCGGCATAACCTTCCGCGACGTAGATTATGTTGCGCTTGGCAACGACCCGAAGGCCAACCTGGGCCAAAAGGCGTATTTCGTCATGAGGAACGTTCAGCACTTGCCCAGTATTCTTTCGCGGGCGAGCAAACGGCTTCAGCACACTGACCTCAAGAACCAGATCGTCAAGGAATGCGGCATCGAACCTTCATCCGTGCGATTCAAGCCCATACACGTAGAGCATCATCTAGCGCATGCCGCAAGCTCGTACTTCATCTCCGACTGGGAAAGATGCGCTGCCTTCACAGTAGACGGTTCCGGCGACTTCGTTACTTGCACACTAGGCAAATGCGAGAATGACAGCATCGAACTGTTGCGCAAGGTATACGTGCCCCATTCCTTGGGTACTTTCTACACCATGGTTTGCGAGTTCATCGGGTATTCTAAGTATGGAGATGAAGGCAAGGTCATGGCCCTGGCCGCGTTCGGTAATGATTCTTTTAAGCAAGAGTTTCGCGATATTCTGACTGTCACTCCCGAGGGCTTCACGCTCAATCTTAAGTATTTCATGCCCTTGGGGCCGAACCAGGGCATCAGATTTGACGAAACGGGCGAGGCTTTTTTCAGCCGGCAGTATTCGGATCGTATGGAGAAAACTTTCGGTTCTCCCAGGGATTTAGCCACGCCTTTGGCTGAGCGTGATATGAATTTAGCGGCGGCAATGCAGCATCGGTTCGAGCAGGCCTATTTCCACATGCTCAACTTGCTGCACGGCCTGGTTCCCGATGCTCGCGTCGCAATCGCCGGAGGTTCAGCGCTCAACAGCGTCGCCAACGGAAAGATCGCTCAACAAACACCATTTCGGGAAACCTCGATTCAACCTGCAGCCGGCGACGAAGGCAACTCGCTGGGAGCGGCTCTGTATGTGGCCCGGTCCATTCTGCACGACGGGGACCGGTATATCATGAAGCACCCGTACCTCGGACCGGAGTACTCGGAGTCTGTCGTTCAGGCGGCTCTGGAAGCTCATCACATCCCCTATCGACGAATGGAGCAGCCTGAGCTGCTGAAGGCAACAGCCCGGTCGATAGCCGATGGGGCCATTGTCGGCTGGTTCCAGGGACGGATGGAATGGGGACCGCGGGCCCTCGGCAACCGGTCAATTCTGGCTCATCCCGGCCTGGAGACCATGAAAGAAACCTTGAACGCGCGCATCAAGCGCCGAGAGTGGTTTCGTCCTTTCGCACCGGCTGTTTTGGCGGAAAGGCAGAACGATCTTTTTGAAGAAAGCTCCCCCTCCCCGTTCATGCTTCACGTGTATAAGATCAGGCCGGAATGGCGCGAAAAATTGCCGGCTGTCAATCATGTCGACAATACCGGCCGATTGCAGACAGTGACCAGGGAATGTAACGCTCTTTTTCATAACCTTATTCGAGCCTTCGACGAATTGACCGGCATTCCAGTGATCCTCAATACGAGCTTCAATGAGAACGAACCTATCGTCTGCTCGCCTGAGGACGCGATCGAGTGCTTCCTTCGGACCCGAATGGACGCGCTGGCAATCGGCCCCTTTTTCTGCAAAAAGGAACTCACCGCGGAAGCGCCAGTGTAG
- a CDS encoding methyltransferase domain-containing protein: MRQLSEESRAMQLMHGLGFESLAWSLRRLHCPVDAHALVLEVGSGGNPYPRANVLLDAYEESRHRHWVPLVADRPTVLGFVENLPFKDKVFDFVIASHVLEHSTEPERFLGELQRVSKAGYIEVPDAFFERINPYRDHRLEITARGGLIIRKKKAWQVDCELVELYEHRAKAVIARETMPRRPFEFHVRYYWEDAIDFTVINPEVNCEWPAPESRAGDSSLPKPYAKAREIAQRLLRRMLSQNRRNRSLDLIKLLRCPACLSDDLLREADLVCPDCTRRYPIMNGIPQMNVPNP, encoded by the coding sequence GTGCGCCAATTAAGTGAGGAATCGCGTGCCATGCAGTTGATGCATGGATTAGGGTTCGAGTCCCTGGCCTGGTCCCTTCGCCGCCTGCACTGCCCTGTCGATGCGCATGCATTGGTCCTGGAGGTAGGATCCGGGGGCAACCCATACCCACGAGCGAACGTGCTTCTAGACGCTTACGAGGAGTCGCGGCATCGACACTGGGTCCCGCTGGTCGCAGACAGACCCACGGTGCTCGGCTTCGTGGAGAATCTACCGTTCAAGGACAAGGTTTTCGACTTTGTTATCGCTTCTCACGTCCTGGAGCACTCGACCGAGCCGGAGCGTTTTTTAGGCGAGCTGCAACGCGTCTCAAAGGCAGGATACATCGAAGTCCCAGATGCATTCTTCGAGAGGATCAACCCTTACCGGGATCATCGTTTGGAGATCACTGCTCGGGGTGGTCTGATCATTCGCAAAAAGAAAGCCTGGCAGGTGGACTGCGAACTCGTGGAACTCTATGAACATCGCGCTAAGGCCGTGATCGCTCGTGAGACTATGCCGCGTCGTCCCTTTGAGTTTCACGTGCGCTATTACTGGGAAGACGCAATTGATTTCACGGTAATCAACCCTGAGGTGAACTGTGAATGGCCGGCCCCCGAGTCTCGTGCCGGTGACAGTAGCTTGCCGAAACCTTATGCTAAAGCTCGGGAGATCGCCCAACGCCTGCTGCGCCGAATGCTTTCGCAAAACCGGCGCAATCGGTCCCTGGATTTGATTAAGCTCCTGCGATGTCCTGCGTGCCTGAGTGACGATCTTCTGCGAGAAGCGGATTTGGTCTGTCCGGACTGTACTCGTCGATATCCAATAATGAACGGAATTCCGCAAATGAACGTGCCGAATCCGTAA
- a CDS encoding glycosyltransferase, with translation MIDGIHIAVEATGAKFGGSETILLEFLDAAIADRRVAQTSIFCSPRRNRGFEFPSSAKVNLIENEWCDKNYLARVAWYEFGLGIAAKRLSSHVIFASSQFGRGCFGVPHVTYVQQSLPFSDEAVSTYRSALWRFRIGMIRHQMKRSCTSARRVLVQCAVMKDWICSSFNIEPSKVTVVYSGPKHMANPDTPSPKLASMRLTGLGPKLLYVGADYPYKKLDTAVAGLALLRELSPEARLFLTLPEKHHYAARPGVHCLGYLRGAELTEAYQLADALILPSLVESMGQTPLEAMSVGTPALVADRPYAHDICQDAALFFDPWSPDDFAKKASLILADRSLHQSLVEKGFALVMERKAAKPYEQILDIVLESANAAK, from the coding sequence GTGATTGATGGGATTCATATAGCTGTTGAAGCCACAGGGGCAAAGTTTGGGGGCTCAGAGACTATCTTGCTCGAATTCCTCGATGCCGCGATTGCCGACAGGCGAGTCGCACAGACAAGCATCTTTTGCTCGCCAAGGCGGAATAGAGGGTTTGAATTCCCCTCTTCGGCAAAAGTTAACCTCATCGAGAATGAGTGGTGTGACAAGAACTACTTGGCTCGCGTGGCTTGGTATGAATTCGGTTTGGGAATCGCGGCCAAGCGATTGTCCTCGCACGTGATATTTGCCTCCAGCCAATTCGGGAGAGGATGTTTCGGTGTTCCCCACGTCACGTATGTGCAGCAGTCACTCCCATTCAGCGATGAAGCCGTCTCTACCTATCGCTCAGCCCTCTGGCGATTCCGCATAGGGATGATTCGTCACCAGATGAAGCGGTCCTGCACGTCAGCCCGCCGGGTGTTGGTCCAGTGTGCTGTGATGAAGGACTGGATCTGCTCTTCATTCAACATCGAACCAAGCAAAGTAACAGTTGTGTACTCCGGGCCAAAACATATGGCCAACCCGGATACACCCAGCCCTAAGCTGGCTTCTATGCGTTTGACCGGTCTCGGGCCCAAACTGCTCTACGTTGGTGCAGACTATCCGTATAAGAAGCTTGATACAGCGGTGGCGGGACTTGCTCTTTTGAGAGAGTTATCGCCTGAAGCTCGATTATTCCTCACCTTACCGGAGAAGCACCACTACGCCGCGAGACCCGGTGTCCACTGCCTCGGGTATCTCAGGGGTGCGGAGTTAACCGAAGCCTACCAATTGGCCGATGCCCTCATACTGCCTTCATTGGTTGAAAGCATGGGGCAGACTCCTCTGGAGGCTATGTCCGTCGGCACTCCTGCCCTCGTGGCCGACAGGCCTTATGCCCATGACATATGCCAGGACGCCGCCCTCTTTTTTGACCCCTGGAGCCCCGACGACTTTGCAAAAAAGGCTTCTCTTATCTTGGCAGACCGCAGTTTACATCAGTCTCTTGTCGAGAAAGGATTTGCGCTCGTAATGGAACGGAAAGCCGCCAAACCGTATGAACAGATCCTGGATATCGTTCTCGAAAGCGCAAACGCGGCTAAATAG
- the asnB gene encoding asparagine synthase (glutamine-hydrolyzing), translating to MCGIVGLASRIPIPDRNLISSQRDTLVHRGPDDAGTWWSPDSRVGLAHRRLSIIDLSPAGRQPMLDGKGELCITFNGEIYNFPELRKELIRLGHHFRSASDTEVILEAYREWGTDCLERLNGMFAFGLYDMPRQRLFLARDRAGEKPLFYSVRGNSLVFASELKAILADPEFPRRIDPLSLKLWLEFGYVPGESCILQGVRKLAPAHALTWDVEMGNVRGWRYWSLAPMQNDGAGRSSDEDLVEDLHHLLEDSVRRQLVSDVPVGVLLSGGVDSSLVTAMAAHASSNVKTFTIRFPDYPEYDETEPARLIAEHFSTDHYELAAEPTTWELLPKLALQYDEPIVDSSMIPTYLVSRLVRSKCTVALGGDGGDELFGGYSHYGRLLWAKRNLGWIPRPLKMVMAGVGATLLPTGFRGRNYLMGLKRDLSADGSSLPFLFDREARKRLLARDLFEATEKSIPPTANWRESLTENADLLDRACRIDFHTLLPEDILVKVDRASMLNSLEVRAPFLDHRIIEFAFGMVPSQLKATGNGLKILPKMLGKRLLPASFQWDRKQGFSIPLDRWLRTDWRDPVEQTLLHNQSPFWNPRAVRRLWQGHLRGYSNSERVFGLLMFELWRKAYGIEVP from the coding sequence ATGTGCGGCATCGTTGGCCTGGCATCCAGAATACCAATTCCGGATCGAAATCTCATCTCTTCCCAGAGGGATACTCTTGTACACCGAGGTCCGGATGACGCGGGGACCTGGTGGTCACCGGATTCTCGTGTGGGCTTGGCCCATCGACGGCTTTCCATCATCGATCTGTCTCCGGCCGGACGGCAGCCGATGCTAGACGGCAAGGGCGAACTTTGCATCACCTTTAACGGCGAAATCTACAACTTCCCGGAACTCAGGAAGGAGCTTATTCGTCTCGGCCACCACTTCCGGTCTGCGAGCGATACGGAAGTGATTCTCGAAGCTTACCGCGAGTGGGGCACAGATTGCCTGGAACGCCTCAACGGCATGTTTGCCTTTGGCCTCTATGACATGCCCCGCCAACGCCTTTTTCTGGCGAGAGACCGGGCAGGCGAGAAGCCTCTGTTCTACTCGGTGCGAGGAAATTCCCTCGTTTTCGCGTCCGAGTTGAAGGCGATTTTGGCCGATCCCGAGTTCCCGCGAAGGATTGATCCGCTGTCTCTGAAGCTGTGGCTCGAGTTCGGCTATGTTCCGGGAGAATCCTGCATTTTGCAGGGGGTGAGAAAACTGGCCCCTGCGCATGCTTTGACCTGGGACGTCGAGATGGGGAACGTGCGCGGGTGGAGGTATTGGAGCCTTGCACCGATGCAAAATGACGGGGCAGGACGAAGCTCCGATGAGGACTTGGTGGAGGACCTGCACCATTTGCTTGAAGATTCGGTGCGACGCCAGCTCGTGTCTGACGTGCCGGTGGGCGTTCTGCTGAGCGGTGGAGTGGATTCCAGCCTGGTCACGGCAATGGCCGCTCATGCGTCAAGCAACGTGAAAACCTTCACCATTCGCTTTCCGGATTATCCTGAATATGACGAAACCGAACCCGCAAGGCTCATCGCCGAACATTTCTCCACAGATCATTACGAACTGGCAGCCGAGCCGACGACATGGGAACTCCTCCCGAAATTGGCGCTGCAATACGACGAACCAATCGTAGACTCGTCCATGATTCCAACCTATTTGGTTTCAAGGCTGGTGCGCTCGAAATGCACTGTGGCGCTTGGCGGAGATGGCGGAGACGAATTGTTCGGTGGATACTCCCATTATGGGAGGCTGTTATGGGCAAAACGCAATCTCGGATGGATTCCGCGACCCTTGAAAATGGTGATGGCCGGCGTTGGTGCGACGCTCTTGCCTACCGGCTTCAGGGGGCGCAATTACCTGATGGGACTGAAGCGGGACCTGTCGGCTGACGGTTCGTCCTTGCCCTTTTTGTTCGATCGTGAAGCGCGAAAAAGGCTGCTTGCCCGCGATCTGTTTGAAGCAACCGAGAAGTCCATACCGCCAACTGCAAACTGGCGCGAGTCTTTGACAGAGAATGCGGATTTGTTGGATCGGGCTTGTCGAATCGATTTTCACACCCTCCTACCGGAGGACATTCTCGTAAAAGTGGATCGAGCCTCCATGCTGAATTCTTTGGAGGTCCGTGCCCCGTTCCTCGACCACCGAATCATCGAATTTGCCTTCGGCATGGTTCCGAGCCAACTCAAGGCCACTGGAAACGGACTCAAGATACTTCCGAAAATGCTGGGAAAACGGCTATTGCCCGCGAGTTTCCAGTGGGATCGCAAGCAGGGGTTTTCGATTCCTCTGGACCGGTGGCTTCGGACCGATTGGAGAGACCCAGTTGAGCAAACCTTGCTCCACAACCAGTCCCCCTTCTGGAACCCACGCGCTGTTCGCCGGCTATGGCAAGGTCATCTGCGGGGTTATTCCAATTCGGAGCGTGTGTTTGGCCTTCTCATGTTTGAATTGTGGCGAAAGGCCTACGGGATAGAAGTTCCGTAG
- a CDS encoding methyltransferase domain-containing protein produces the protein MPSERINFGCGTTPTEGWRNFDNSLSLRLSRIPLLPAILYKCKLIQRAQYQFIQYARYNRIEYGDATQGLPLADGSIDVLYSSHMLEHLDRMEASIFLKEAKRVLRSGGIIRLALPDLRKQVRQYLESSDADSFIEGTHLCQPRPRTIAQRLRILLVGTRHHQWMYDGDSACKTLLTHGFLNPAILPPGETGIHDPGLLDLNERADESVYVEARNP, from the coding sequence ATGCCGTCTGAACGAATCAATTTCGGATGTGGTACCACACCGACCGAGGGTTGGAGAAATTTCGACAACTCCTTAAGTCTTCGTCTGTCCCGAATTCCGCTACTACCTGCAATCCTGTACAAGTGTAAACTCATTCAAAGGGCCCAGTACCAGTTCATTCAATACGCACGATACAACCGGATAGAATATGGCGATGCCACACAGGGTCTGCCGCTGGCAGACGGCTCAATCGACGTGCTGTACAGTTCACATATGCTGGAGCATCTCGACCGGATGGAGGCTTCAATCTTTCTTAAAGAAGCGAAAAGAGTTCTTCGATCCGGTGGAATAATCAGGTTGGCGCTTCCGGATTTACGCAAGCAGGTCCGGCAATACCTTGAATCTTCAGATGCCGATTCGTTTATAGAGGGCACACATCTTTGCCAACCACGGCCAAGAACCATAGCTCAGCGCTTGAGGATCTTACTGGTGGGAACACGCCATCATCAATGGATGTATGACGGTGACTCAGCGTGTAAGACTCTCTTGACTCATGGTTTCCTAAATCCCGCTATCCTTCCTCCCGGAGAAACCGGAATACATGATCCCGGCCTGTTGGATTTAAACGAAAGGGCAGATGAAAGCGTGTACGTGGAAGCCCGCAATCCATGA
- a CDS encoding glycosyltransferase has product MTKRTPARELVDPKSDQMKIVVVGDWHSEVHEEPVYRALRQLGHIAVRFSWHQYFKPSSLLERIFFPAYKFQNKYLLGPLINRLNRDLVGCIEKEKPDAVFVYRGTHILPRTLKELRKVSPETILVGYNNDDPFSPLHPGWRWRLFLAGVPEYDLVLAYRPHNIADFQAAGAKQVKLLRSWYLPEVNHPIRLNDEDARNFTCDVVFAGHYEDDGRLRCLEEIVRRGWKLNLFGPDFGWHPALRKSSALRSFVPLRLVWGKDYNKAICGAKVALCFLSKLNRDTYTRRCFEIPASGTLLLTEYSDDLAGLFEFGKEADSFRTPDELLDKLDLYLRNDRLRMDVAAAGRRRVVAEGHDVVSRTRQLVTFIQELQENRECAN; this is encoded by the coding sequence ATGACGAAAAGGACACCTGCCCGCGAATTGGTTGATCCTAAATCAGATCAAATGAAAATAGTCGTTGTCGGCGATTGGCATTCAGAGGTGCACGAAGAGCCTGTTTACAGAGCTTTGCGCCAGTTGGGGCACATTGCTGTCCGTTTTTCTTGGCATCAGTACTTCAAGCCGAGCAGCCTCCTCGAACGCATTTTCTTCCCGGCATACAAGTTCCAGAACAAATATCTGCTTGGTCCGCTTATCAATCGCCTCAACCGTGACCTTGTCGGCTGCATCGAAAAAGAGAAGCCCGACGCCGTCTTCGTGTACCGCGGAACCCATATTCTCCCGAGAACATTGAAGGAATTGCGCAAAGTCAGTCCGGAAACGATACTGGTCGGCTATAACAATGATGACCCCTTCTCGCCTCTCCATCCTGGATGGAGGTGGAGGCTTTTTCTCGCGGGCGTCCCGGAATACGATCTGGTGCTGGCCTATCGCCCGCACAATATAGCGGACTTCCAGGCGGCCGGTGCAAAACAGGTGAAATTGCTGCGTTCGTGGTACCTCCCGGAAGTAAACCACCCGATCCGATTGAACGATGAGGACGCCCGAAATTTCACGTGCGACGTGGTTTTTGCAGGACATTACGAAGATGACGGACGGCTCCGGTGTTTGGAGGAAATCGTGCGACGAGGATGGAAACTCAACCTGTTCGGTCCCGACTTCGGTTGGCATCCGGCCCTGAGGAAATCTAGCGCATTGCGATCGTTCGTCCCGTTGCGCCTCGTATGGGGGAAAGACTACAACAAGGCAATTTGTGGAGCCAAGGTGGCGCTCTGCTTCCTGTCCAAGCTCAATCGCGATACCTATACCAGGCGCTGCTTTGAGATTCCTGCCTCCGGGACTCTGCTCTTAACAGAATATAGCGACGATCTGGCCGGGCTGTTCGAGTTCGGCAAAGAGGCCGATTCCTTTCGTACCCCGGATGAACTGCTTGACAAGCTCGATTTGTACCTGCGCAACGACAGGCTTCGCATGGATGTTGCTGCCGCCGGCCGAAGGCGAGTGGTTGCAGAGGGCCACGACGTGGTGTCTCGCACACGTCAACTGGTGACATTCATTCAGGAGTTGCAGGAGAACCGCGAGTGCGCCAATTAA